One window of Dermacentor albipictus isolate Rhodes 1998 colony chromosome 9, USDA_Dalb.pri_finalv2, whole genome shotgun sequence genomic DNA carries:
- the LOC139050089 gene encoding dnaJ homolog subfamily C member 21, translating into MKCHYEVLGVSKNVTPDELKLSYRKLALLWHPDKNPDNLQEATEQFKLIQQAYDVLSDPQERAWYDKHRDAILKGGLGSDYKDDSLDVYCYFNSSCFSGYGDDEKGFYAVFRDVFQRLAAEDEPYHDDPVVVPGFGNSTSSYDEVVGPFYGHWQSYCTARTFAWLDTYDVRTAPNRRVARLMERENRKVRDAARRQRNEEVKQLVQFVRKRDRRVQRRKKELEEKAAESARKSEAKRVQRILEQKKAMENYEESEWCSMAQLEVQLKDIEAQLDSQFGEENNAQSGGTAEQPAENGAESETDESEDDDPDELYCVACDKCFKSDKAFANHEKSKKHKENVQFLKEAMQEEEAQFAGTATQPEETVPAETQDAGDNVETKLPKTKHKKKSKK; encoded by the exons ATAAGAATCCGGATAATCTTCAGGAGGCGACGGAACAATTCAAGCTCATCCAGCAGGCCTACGATGTGTTGAGTGATCCCCAGGAACGGGCCTGGTATGACAAGCACCGTGATGCCATACTCAAAGGAG GTCTTGGTAGTGACTACAAGGATGACAGTCTAGACGTCTACTGTTACTTCAACTCCTCCTGTTTCAGCGGTTATGGAGATGACGAAAAG GGATTTTATGCGGTGTTTCGAGACGTCTTTCAAAGACTCGCTGCCGAGGATGAACCCTACCATGATGACCCCGTGGTTGTACCAGGCTTTGGAAACAGCACCAGCTCATATGATGAG GTCGTTGGCCCATTTTACGGCCACTGGCAGAGCTACTGCACGGCCCGGACCTTTGCCTGGCTCGACACGTATGACGTCCGGACGGCACCCAACAGGCGAGTGGCGCGGCTCATGGAACGCGAGAACCGCAAGGTGCGAGATGCTGCCCGACGGCAACGCAATGAGGAAGTCAAG CAATTGGTTCAGTTCGTCCGGAAGCGAGATCGGAGGGTTCAAAGAAGAAAG AAAGAGCTCGAGGAGAAGGCAGCCGAGAGTGCTCGGAAGTCCGAGGCCAAGCGTGTGCAGAGGATTTTAGAGCAGAAAAA AGCTATGGAGAATTATGAGGAGTCTGAGTGGTGTTCGATGGCACAGCTTGAAGTCCAGCTGAAGGATATCGAGGCCCAGCTGGACTCTCAGTTTGGTGAAGAAAACAATGCACAGTCCGGTGGGACCGCGGAACAGCCAGCAG agaATGGTGCAGAATCAGAAACCGATGAGTCTGAGGATGACGATCCAGACGAACTTTACTGTGTGGCCTGTGATAAGTGCTTCAAATCAGATAAAGC ATTCGCCAACCATGAGAAGTCAAAGAAGCACAAGGAAAACGTGCAGTTTCTcaaagaagccatgcaggaggagGAGGCCCAGTTTGCTGGCACAGCCACCCAACCAGAAGAAACTGTCCCTGCTGAAACTCAAGACGCTGGAGACAATGTCGAAACGAAGCTGCCGAAGacaaaacataaaaagaaatcgAAAAAGTAA